Proteins found in one Triticum urartu cultivar G1812 chromosome 4, Tu2.1, whole genome shotgun sequence genomic segment:
- the LOC125552190 gene encoding uncharacterized protein LOC125552190 isoform X1 produces the protein MVGPSPPAAARPSTAKPPPPLHGQASAAVCLLHGRASAAFRRPPILALLRCRSTAGPPSSAVARPSSAAARRPPPAGPLLHRREREQPPSAPGRCRCASALPPHNVRPLHASHDTQGDLFLQRIPHQFERRGQAYPFPKFVIGWMLPTTSSSNDIPVAPRHSFSSTCHLADMAAISVCFKHQRHPWA, from the exons ATGGTCGGGCCTTcaccgccggccgccgcccgcccATCCACGGCCAAGCCTCCGCCACCGCTCCACGGCCAAGCCTCCGCCGCCGTTTGCCTCCTCCACGGCCGGGCCTCTGCCGCCTTCCGTCGCCCGCCCATCCTCGCCCTCCTCCGCTGCCGCTCCACGGCCGGGCCTCCATCCTCCGCCGTCGCCCGCCCATCCTCTGCCGCCGCCCGCCGTCCGCCTCCAGCCGGTCCTCTTCTCCACCGCCGCGAGCGTGAGCAGCCCCCCTCCGCCCCTGGCCGTTGCCGGTGCGCGTCGGCTCTGCCTCCCCACAACGTGCGTCCGCTACACGCTTCCCACGACACGCAAGGGGATCTCTTTCTGCAACGAATCCCTCACCAATTTGAGCGTCGAGGACAGGCATATCCTTTCCC GAAGTTTGTGATTGGATGGATGCTCCCAACAACCAGTTCTTCCAATGACATCCCCGTGGCTCCGCGACACTCTTTCAG TTCAACATGCCATCTTGCAGACATGGCTGCTATATCTGTCTGTTTCAAGCATCAGCGGCATCCATGGGCTTGA
- the LOC125552190 gene encoding translation initiation factor IF-2-like isoform X3 has protein sequence MVGPSPPAAARPSTAKPPPPLHGQASAAVCLLHGRASAAFRRPPILALLRCRSTAGPPSSAVARPSSAAARRPPPAGPLLHRREREQPPSAPGRCRCASALPPHNVRPLHASHDTQGDLFLQRIPHQFERRGQAYPFPKFVIGWMLPTTSSSNDIPVAPRHSFRFC, from the exons ATGGTCGGGCCTTcaccgccggccgccgcccgcccATCCACGGCCAAGCCTCCGCCACCGCTCCACGGCCAAGCCTCCGCCGCCGTTTGCCTCCTCCACGGCCGGGCCTCTGCCGCCTTCCGTCGCCCGCCCATCCTCGCCCTCCTCCGCTGCCGCTCCACGGCCGGGCCTCCATCCTCCGCCGTCGCCCGCCCATCCTCTGCCGCCGCCCGCCGTCCGCCTCCAGCCGGTCCTCTTCTCCACCGCCGCGAGCGTGAGCAGCCCCCCTCCGCCCCTGGCCGTTGCCGGTGCGCGTCGGCTCTGCCTCCCCACAACGTGCGTCCGCTACACGCTTCCCACGACACGCAAGGGGATCTCTTTCTGCAACGAATCCCTCACCAATTTGAGCGTCGAGGACAGGCATATCCTTTCCC GAAGTTTGTGATTGGATGGATGCTCCCAACAACCAGTTCTTCCAATGACATCCCCGTGGCTCCGCGACACTCTTTCAG ATTTTGCTAA
- the LOC125552190 gene encoding uncharacterized protein LOC125552190 isoform X4, with protein MTSPWLRDTLSDFANGHSSKFHLGKFMCLTFLLVQHAILQTWLLYLSVSSISGIHGLDNNLKRVIGAALGIGENMRINSQ; from the exons ATGACATCCCCGTGGCTCCGCGACACTCTTTCAG ATTTTGCTAATGGTCATAGCTCCAAATTTCATCTTGGTAAATTCATGTGCTTAACTTTTCTTTTAG TTCAACATGCCATCTTGCAGACATGGCTGCTATATCTGTCTGTTTCAAGCATCAGCGGCATCCATGGGCTTGACAACAATCTGAAGCGAGTAATTGGTG CTGCCCTTGGTATTGGAGAAAACATGAGGATAAATAGTCAATGA
- the LOC125552190 gene encoding uncharacterized protein LOC125552190 isoform X2, giving the protein MVGPSPPAAARPSTAKPPPPLHGQASAAVCLLHGRASAAFRRPPILALLRCRSTAGPPSSAVARPSSAAARRPPPAGPLLHRREREQPPSAPGRCRCASALPPHNVRPLHASHDTQGDLFLQRIPHQFERRGQAYPFPKFVIGWMLPTTSSSNDIPVAPRHSFRHGCYICLFQASAASMGLTTI; this is encoded by the exons ATGGTCGGGCCTTcaccgccggccgccgcccgcccATCCACGGCCAAGCCTCCGCCACCGCTCCACGGCCAAGCCTCCGCCGCCGTTTGCCTCCTCCACGGCCGGGCCTCTGCCGCCTTCCGTCGCCCGCCCATCCTCGCCCTCCTCCGCTGCCGCTCCACGGCCGGGCCTCCATCCTCCGCCGTCGCCCGCCCATCCTCTGCCGCCGCCCGCCGTCCGCCTCCAGCCGGTCCTCTTCTCCACCGCCGCGAGCGTGAGCAGCCCCCCTCCGCCCCTGGCCGTTGCCGGTGCGCGTCGGCTCTGCCTCCCCACAACGTGCGTCCGCTACACGCTTCCCACGACACGCAAGGGGATCTCTTTCTGCAACGAATCCCTCACCAATTTGAGCGTCGAGGACAGGCATATCCTTTCCC GAAGTTTGTGATTGGATGGATGCTCCCAACAACCAGTTCTTCCAATGACATCCCCGTGGCTCCGCGACACTCTTTCAG ACATGGCTGCTATATCTGTCTGTTTCAAGCATCAGCGGCATCCATGGGCTTGACAACAATCTGA